One window of Macrococcus sp. 19Msa1099 genomic DNA carries:
- a CDS encoding BRO family protein, with protein sequence MKTEIWNGHSIRFIEVNNEWWAVGKDVTEALGLKQTSRALNGLNKDGVTISKVIDNMGRTQIVNVINEINIYNLVFKSRKPEAESFKQWIFEIIKELRHNNGLEGFQVFRMLDKQHQKEAMKRLYEALRSKDKEAVKLNMIKANSITNKAISIMYGLEKSISKDEMTPEMLSDRQRILDDVVNLMKMNERYNLDLSISEKIYESILNRVKSA encoded by the coding sequence ATGAAAACAGAAATATGGAACGGTCATTCTATCCGCTTCATTGAAGTAAATAACGAATGGTGGGCGGTTGGTAAAGATGTAACGGAAGCGTTAGGACTTAAACAGACAAGCAGAGCATTAAACGGGCTTAATAAAGATGGGGTTACTATTAGTAAGGTCATAGACAATATGGGACGTACTCAAATTGTGAATGTGATTAATGAAATCAATATCTATAACTTAGTGTTTAAAAGCAGAAAACCGGAAGCGGAAAGTTTTAAGCAATGGATATTTGAAATCATTAAAGAATTACGCCATAACAATGGTTTAGAAGGCTTCCAGGTATTCAGAATGTTAGATAAGCAACATCAAAAAGAAGCTATGAAACGCTTATATGAAGCCCTTAGAAGTAAAGATAAAGAAGCGGTGAAGTTGAACATGATTAAAGCTAATTCAATCACTAATAAAGCCATCAGTATTATGTACGGTTTAGAGAAATCTATTTCTAAAGATGAAATGACACCGGAAATGTTATCAGATCGTCAACGTATTTTAGATGATGTAGTAAATCTAATGAAAATGAATGAACGTTATAATCTTGATTTATCTATATCTGAAAAGATATACGAAAGTATTTTAAACAGAGTTAAAAGTGCATAG
- the guaA gene encoding glutamine-hydrolyzing GMP synthase — translation MEMAFEQELILVLDFGSQYNQLITRRIREMGVYSELHDHEISIEEIKKMNPKGIILSGGPNSVYEEGSFTVDPEIFNLGVPVMGICYGMQLMTKLLGGSVERANEREYGKAVIKAETHSLFTKLPEEQTVWMSHSDKVINLPEGFNVIAHSPSCKYAAIENPERNLYGVQFHPEVRHSEYGNDLLRNFIREICKCTGEWTMENFIEIEIEKIREKVGDRKVICAMSGGVDSSVVAVLIHKAIGDQLTCIFVDHGLLRKGEGDMVMKQFGEGFNMNIIRVDAKERFMSKLAGVSDPEKKRKIIGNEFVYLFDEEATKLKDADFLAQGTLYTDIIESGTKTAQTIKSHHNVGGLPEDMQFELIEPVNTLFKDEVRALGIELGIPEHLVWRQPFPGPGLGIRVLGEITEEKLEIVRESDAILREVIAEEGLERDIWQYFTVLPDIRSVGVMGDYRTYDYTVGVRAVTSIDGMTSDFARIDWEVLQKVSSRIVNEVDHVNRVVYDITSKPPSTIEWE, via the coding sequence ATGGAAATGGCATTTGAACAAGAGCTCATACTCGTTCTTGATTTTGGAAGTCAGTATAACCAGTTGATCACGCGACGTATTCGTGAGATGGGTGTTTATTCAGAACTTCACGATCATGAAATTTCAATTGAAGAGATTAAAAAGATGAATCCTAAAGGAATCATTCTTTCAGGGGGGCCAAATTCAGTTTATGAAGAAGGTTCGTTTACGGTAGATCCTGAAATCTTTAATTTAGGTGTACCTGTAATGGGGATTTGCTATGGTATGCAGTTAATGACGAAATTACTAGGAGGTTCAGTAGAGCGTGCAAATGAACGTGAGTACGGTAAAGCAGTCATTAAAGCAGAGACACATTCATTATTTACAAAACTTCCAGAAGAACAAACAGTATGGATGAGTCACAGCGATAAAGTCATCAACCTACCTGAAGGTTTTAATGTCATTGCACATTCACCAAGCTGTAAATATGCAGCGATTGAGAATCCTGAACGTAATTTATATGGAGTTCAATTCCATCCTGAAGTACGTCATTCTGAATACGGAAATGATTTATTACGTAACTTCATCCGTGAAATCTGTAAGTGTACAGGCGAATGGACAATGGAAAACTTCATCGAAATCGAAATCGAGAAGATTCGCGAAAAAGTTGGAGATAGAAAAGTTATCTGTGCGATGAGTGGTGGCGTAGATTCATCAGTTGTCGCAGTATTAATCCATAAAGCAATCGGCGATCAGTTAACATGTATCTTCGTTGACCATGGTTTACTCCGCAAAGGTGAAGGCGATATGGTGATGAAACAGTTCGGTGAAGGATTTAACATGAATATTATTCGCGTTGATGCGAAAGAACGTTTCATGAGCAAATTAGCAGGGGTATCTGATCCTGAGAAGAAACGTAAGATTATCGGTAATGAGTTCGTATACTTATTCGATGAAGAAGCAACGAAATTAAAAGATGCTGATTTCTTAGCACAAGGAACTCTTTATACAGATATTATTGAATCAGGTACAAAGACTGCACAAACGATTAAATCACACCATAACGTTGGTGGACTACCAGAAGATATGCAGTTTGAATTAATCGAGCCTGTGAATACATTATTCAAAGATGAAGTACGTGCGTTAGGAATTGAATTAGGCATTCCTGAACACTTAGTATGGCGTCAGCCGTTCCCAGGTCCTGGACTTGGTATCCGTGTATTAGGTGAGATTACCGAGGAAAAATTAGAAATTGTCCGTGAATCTGATGCGATTTTAAGAGAAGTCATTGCTGAAGAAGGTCTTGAACGCGACATCTGGCAGTATTTCACTGTATTACCGGATATCCGTTCGGTCGGTGTTATGGGTGACTACAGAACATACGACTATACAGTAGGTGTACGTGCCGTAACAAGTATCGATGGTATGACAAGTGACTTCGCTAGAATCGACTGGGAAGTATTGCAGAAAGTATCAAGCCGTATCGTAAACGAAGTAGACCACGTTAACCGCGTTGTCTATGACATTACATCTAAGCCACCAAGCACGATTGAGTGGGAATAG
- a CDS encoding phage/plasmid primase, P4 family, translated as MTKKQKPTELIEFASEIRKEHNTKIIKFEKGTSDFFDGGTFLHDEFAQYMLQRYKFTILDGDALHYFEDTHYVYVDMNKFRRILVDEIPIIKENQRKEVFYSLMARAKQGHRSSPRYIAMKNGVFDVETMQLDKNHSNYVITNYVNITYDKEAYSKDLNRFLNEISNHDKDIRKLLEESVGYGLYASTFMQKCFILYAPGSNGKSTWFSLLYQFFGEDNITPLSLQDTQHEFKLFGLLNKMVAIGDDISATRIEEAENFKKLVTGDPIYCNRKYQDPLSLKNYATLMYSSNQLPNIKDTTHGLYRRLIIIPFMNTFSKEKGNLDLSIVEKLDNHIVRSHLFNLAIEGLQRVMEHKQFTEPEAVKKALQDYQKENNIVVEFVEDIGINKVVDQDKTEVFEQFKWWLERNGLKNKSAKYLTNELNKVYGLEVKQSSKRVNGIPTNIRIYKKAK; from the coding sequence ATGACAAAAAAACAGAAACCGACTGAATTAATAGAGTTTGCTAGTGAAATTAGAAAAGAACATAATACAAAAATTATAAAGTTTGAAAAAGGTACATCAGATTTTTTTGATGGTGGAACGTTCCTACATGATGAGTTTGCCCAATATATGCTACAACGTTATAAATTTACTATATTAGACGGTGACGCACTACATTACTTTGAAGATACACACTATGTGTATGTAGATATGAATAAGTTTAGAAGGATATTAGTAGATGAAATACCGATAATAAAAGAAAACCAACGTAAAGAAGTATTTTATAGTTTAATGGCTAGAGCAAAACAAGGGCATAGATCTAGTCCACGTTATATAGCTATGAAAAATGGTGTATTTGACGTTGAAACTATGCAATTAGATAAAAACCATAGTAACTATGTCATAACAAACTATGTAAATATTACTTACGATAAGGAAGCCTATAGCAAAGATTTAAACCGCTTCTTAAATGAAATATCTAATCATGATAAGGATATTAGGAAGCTACTAGAGGAAAGTGTAGGCTATGGCTTATATGCCAGTACGTTCATGCAAAAATGTTTTATCTTATACGCACCAGGGAGCAATGGGAAGTCCACATGGTTTAGTTTACTGTATCAATTCTTTGGTGAAGATAACATAACGCCACTAAGCCTACAGGACACGCAACATGAATTTAAGTTGTTTGGTCTGCTTAATAAGATGGTGGCAATCGGTGATGATATTTCTGCTACACGTATAGAAGAAGCAGAAAACTTTAAAAAGCTAGTTACAGGTGACCCGATATATTGTAATAGAAAATATCAAGATCCATTATCATTAAAGAATTACGCCACATTGATGTATTCAAGTAACCAGTTACCTAATATTAAGGACACAACACATGGACTGTATAGGCGTTTAATCATCATTCCATTTATGAATACATTCAGCAAAGAGAAGGGCAATTTAGATTTATCCATAGTTGAGAAGTTAGATAATCATATAGTACGCTCACATCTATTTAATTTAGCCATAGAAGGCTTACAAAGAGTAATGGAACATAAGCAGTTTACAGAGCCGGAAGCGGTCAAGAAAGCATTACAGGACTATCAAAAGGAAAATAACATAGTAGTAGAGTTTGTAGAAGATATAGGTATTAATAAAGTAGTTGACCAAGATAAGACAGAAGTATTTGAACAGTTTAAATGGTGGCTAGAACGTAATGGACTTAAAAATAAGTCTGCTAAGTACCTTACTAATGAACTCAATAAAGTATATGGCTTAGAAGTGAAGCAATCATCTAAGCGTGTGAATGGAATACCGACAAACATAAGAATATATAAAAAAGCAAAGTAA
- the guaB gene encoding IMP dehydrogenase, with the protein MWENKFQKEGLTFDDVLLVPGHSEVLPHTVDLSVSLSERLNLKIPVLSAGMDTVTEAKMAIAMARQGGLGVIHKSMSIEQQADEVQKVKRSENGVITNPFYLTPDEQVFAAEHLMGKYRISGVPIVNSAENMELVGILTNRDLRFIEDYSIKISDVMTSEALVTAPVGTTLEQAEEILQRHKIEKLPIVNESGQLKGLITIKDIEKVIEFPNAAKDEQGRLLVAAAVGIAKDTITRATKLVEAGTDALVIDTAHGHSKGVLEMVSELKKHFPEVTLIAGNVATAEGTRALIEAGADVVKVGIGPGSICTTRVVAGVGVPQITAIYEAATEAKKHGKAIIADGGIKFSGDIAKALAAGGHAVMLGSLLAGTTESPGDTEIFQGRQYKVYRGMGSLGAMEKGSKDRYFQEDKDAKKFVPEGIEGRIAYKGALQDTVYQLMGGLRSGMGYTGSKDLEALREEAMFIRMTGAGLIESHPHDVQITKESPNYSM; encoded by the coding sequence ATGTGGGAAAATAAATTTCAAAAAGAAGGTTTAACATTTGACGATGTGTTATTAGTGCCAGGTCATTCAGAGGTATTACCGCATACTGTCGATTTAAGTGTATCATTATCAGAACGATTAAATTTAAAGATTCCAGTATTGTCAGCGGGTATGGATACTGTTACAGAAGCTAAAATGGCTATAGCTATGGCACGCCAAGGTGGTTTAGGTGTTATTCATAAAAGTATGAGTATTGAGCAGCAGGCTGACGAAGTTCAAAAAGTTAAGCGTTCAGAAAATGGGGTTATTACTAATCCATTCTATCTGACACCTGATGAGCAAGTATTTGCAGCTGAACATTTAATGGGCAAATATCGTATTTCTGGTGTGCCAATTGTAAACAGTGCAGAAAATATGGAGCTTGTAGGGATTCTCACAAACCGCGATCTTCGTTTCATAGAAGATTATTCAATTAAAATTTCAGATGTTATGACAAGTGAAGCACTCGTAACAGCACCAGTAGGTACTACATTAGAGCAAGCAGAAGAAATATTACAACGTCACAAAATTGAAAAATTACCAATTGTGAATGAATCTGGACAGCTAAAAGGGCTTATCACAATTAAAGATATCGAGAAAGTCATTGAATTCCCTAATGCTGCAAAAGATGAGCAAGGACGTTTATTAGTAGCAGCAGCAGTAGGTATTGCAAAAGACACGATTACACGTGCCACAAAACTTGTTGAAGCAGGAACTGACGCATTAGTTATCGATACAGCACACGGTCATTCTAAAGGTGTATTAGAAATGGTATCAGAACTTAAGAAACATTTTCCTGAAGTGACATTAATTGCTGGTAATGTAGCAACAGCTGAAGGTACACGTGCATTAATTGAAGCAGGTGCGGACGTTGTTAAAGTGGGAATTGGACCAGGTTCAATTTGTACGACACGTGTTGTAGCAGGTGTCGGTGTACCTCAAATTACTGCAATTTACGAGGCAGCGACAGAAGCTAAAAAGCATGGTAAAGCAATCATTGCAGATGGTGGTATTAAATTCTCAGGTGACATCGCAAAAGCGTTAGCTGCAGGGGGGCATGCAGTAATGCTAGGTTCATTGCTTGCAGGTACAACTGAATCACCTGGAGATACAGAAATCTTCCAAGGACGTCAGTACAAAGTATACCGTGGCATGGGTTCACTTGGAGCTATGGAGAAAGGTTCAAAAGACCGTTACTTCCAAGAAGATAAAGACGCTAAGAAATTTGTTCCAGAAGGTATTGAAGGTCGTATTGCTTACAAAGGCGCATTGCAAGATACAGTGTATCAGCTAATGGGTGGTTTAAGAAGCGGTATGGGTTATACAGGTTCTAAAGACTTAGAAGCATTACGTGAAGAAGCAATGTTTATTCGTATGACAGGTGCAGGTTTAATAGAAAGCCATCCACATGATGTTCAAATTACAAAAGAATCGCCAAACTATTCAATGTAA
- a CDS encoding helix-turn-helix domain-containing protein, which translates to MIIFNLKEELKKKDMTLTELAQKTQLSINTLSLLSTGKSKGIQFDTLEKIVNILDCKVEDLIISSEKFVVFEILDIKLINQEDIIFSFQTLEQQQYFECIYLDSEKRKQKLLLTLTHLEKYNVITIGGYFPLEKLISPKKDPENERIKINLFTEFIELIFKKMVFKDLYHHICDFLQHKPLIVSFLPYHDSVVSKSTFYQFGEVDKETIDELISKGSAAKKYFHINDFSLMISYNFYEED; encoded by the coding sequence ATGATTATATTTAACCTAAAAGAAGAACTAAAAAAGAAAGATATGACACTTACAGAATTAGCACAGAAGACTCAATTATCAATTAATACTCTTAGCCTTTTATCTACGGGTAAAAGTAAAGGCATTCAATTCGATACTCTTGAAAAAATAGTGAATATTCTTGATTGCAAAGTAGAAGATTTAATTATTAGTAGTGAAAAGTTTGTAGTATTTGAAATTTTAGATATTAAATTAATAAATCAAGAAGATATCATTTTTAGTTTTCAAACATTGGAGCAACAACAATATTTCGAGTGTATTTATTTAGATAGCGAAAAACGAAAACAAAAATTATTGCTTACATTAACACATCTTGAAAAATATAATGTTATTACTATAGGTGGATATTTTCCTTTAGAAAAATTAATTAGCCCTAAAAAAGACCCTGAAAACGAAAGAATAAAAATTAATTTATTTACAGAATTTATTGAACTCATTTTCAAAAAAATGGTTTTCAAAGATTTATATCATCATATTTGTGACTTTTTACAACATAAGCCACTTATAGTAAGTTTTCTTCCGTATCATGATTCTGTAGTTTCTAAATCAACCTTCTATCAATTTGGAGAGGTCGATAAAGAAACAATTGATGAATTAATAAGTAAGGGCTCTGCAGCAAAAAAATATTTTCATATAAATGATTTTAGTTTAATGATTTCATACAATTTTTACGAGGAGGACTAG
- a CDS encoding pathogenicity island protein, with product MKLIRYKGAYTYNIESSKLSDYEMLTQYNPLFISKKIRLIELFINDLYHLNQSHVTCCDARGVVSVSYPLDKLVFYIIEQKDRLQHYREASDIKLSMVKRLLERYTHQEQKEIMVFMKSNGIYRVNKTIDKLGKELYILSNNARIERNRERERNKLINKYKRSMGLI from the coding sequence ATGAAGCTGATAAGATATAAAGGAGCATACACATATAATATAGAAAGTAGTAAGTTATCCGATTATGAAATGTTAACGCAATATAACCCTTTATTTATATCTAAAAAGATTAGATTAATAGAACTATTTATAAATGATCTATACCATCTTAATCAGTCTCATGTAACGTGTTGTGACGCTAGAGGTGTTGTGTCTGTATCATATCCATTAGATAAGCTAGTATTTTATATCATAGAACAAAAAGATAGGTTACAACATTATAGAGAAGCGTCTGATATAAAACTATCAATGGTGAAGCGGTTATTAGAACGATATACACACCAGGAACAGAAAGAAATAATGGTATTTATGAAAAGTAATGGTATATATAGAGTGAATAAGACGATAGACAAGCTAGGTAAGGAACTCTATATATTATCAAATAACGCACGTATTGAGCGTAATAGAGAACGTGAACGTAATAAGTTAATTAATAAATACAAGCGTTCTATGGGGCTTATATGA
- a CDS encoding Abi family protein — MKPFKTHRQQITILRDRGLSIDKRSQGSKVMRILEKENYYNVINGYKDPFLKKDSQYLNIIPEQFEDDKTFEEIYSLYTMDRRFRSLILEYLLLIETHLKTAISYKFSEKFPESNSYLDIQNYSTADDKIIDKVSTIATLSGIIKKNIKKEAFSDNKMNSIEHYLKYHQEVPLWVLVNYLTIGNVYHFYKSLDDGLSKDIAEIFADRYVRERRHHLSLSTKDLRTFINFIKTFRNVCAHEERLYDLQIGPPIISKYINAYNREANINVTNDELSKGDMFSLLFVLRFYLCKKDYDDLINQVENILDEHRLDFTDESYRMITSKCGLQDIKLKKLKI, encoded by the coding sequence ATGAAACCATTTAAAACTCATAGACAGCAAATAACTATATTAAGAGATAGGGGTCTTTCAATCGATAAAAGAAGTCAAGGCTCTAAGGTAATGAGAATACTTGAAAAAGAAAATTACTATAATGTAATAAATGGCTATAAAGACCCTTTTTTAAAGAAAGACTCTCAATATCTAAATATTATTCCTGAACAATTTGAAGATGATAAAACTTTTGAAGAAATCTATTCCTTATATACTATGGATAGAAGATTTAGATCATTAATACTAGAGTACTTATTACTTATAGAAACACATCTTAAAACAGCTATTTCTTATAAATTTAGCGAGAAGTTCCCAGAATCCAACTCTTATTTAGATATTCAAAACTACTCAACTGCTGATGATAAAATTATAGATAAGGTTTCTACAATTGCTACTTTAAGTGGGATCATTAAGAAAAATATAAAGAAAGAAGCCTTTTCAGATAACAAAATGAATTCCATAGAACATTACTTAAAATATCATCAAGAAGTACCTTTGTGGGTACTAGTAAACTACTTAACTATAGGTAATGTTTATCACTTTTATAAATCTTTGGATGATGGTTTATCTAAGGATATAGCAGAGATTTTCGCTGATCGTTACGTTAGAGAAAGAAGACATCATCTATCTTTATCTACAAAAGACCTGAGGACTTTTATCAACTTTATTAAAACATTTAGAAATGTTTGTGCCCATGAGGAAAGATTATATGATTTACAAATTGGGCCTCCCATTATTTCAAAATACATAAATGCTTATAATAGAGAAGCGAATATAAATGTAACAAATGACGAACTTTCTAAAGGCGATATGTTTTCACTTCTTTTTGTTTTGCGTTTTTATTTATGTAAAAAAGACTATGATGATCTTATTAATCAAGTTGAGAATATACTTGATGAACATAGATTAGATTTTACAGATGAAAGTTATAGGATGATTACTTCTAAGTGTGGCCTTCAAGATATAAAATTAAAAAAATTAAAGATTTAA
- a CDS encoding helix-turn-helix domain-containing protein produces the protein MSKVIELQKPHPSNTVLNDDQVAPIKMIYCKISTLPKLFNVSKATCYRFIKEAEEMPEFKGRICVDVSATMTLVHIETFIEFLRSKHKKYL, from the coding sequence ATGAGTAAAGTTATTGAATTACAGAAGCCACACCCTAGCAATACCGTATTAAATGATGACCAGGTAGCACCGATTAAAATGATTTATTGCAAAATCAGTACACTACCTAAGCTATTCAATGTAAGTAAAGCAACATGCTACCGCTTCATTAAAGAAGCCGAAGAAATGCCGGAATTTAAAGGGCGTATATGTGTAGATGTATCAGCAACTATGACACTAGTACACATAGAAACGTTTATAGAGTTTTTGAGAAGCAAACATAAAAAGTATTTATAA
- a CDS encoding helix-turn-helix transcriptional regulator — protein MVVANKSEIKILLIRKGLTVTDLSKKIHSDLPYLSQVLNGKRNPSPKLAKRIADTLGVEITDIFTIEANKEAN, from the coding sequence ATGGTAGTTGCTAATAAAAGTGAAATTAAAATTTTATTAATCAGAAAAGGTCTAACTGTAACTGACCTCTCGAAAAAAATTCACTCTGATTTACCTTATCTTAGCCAAGTTCTTAACGGTAAACGTAACCCAAGCCCAAAACTTGCTAAACGTATAGCCGATACTTTAGGTGTTGAAATTACTGATATTTTCACTATCGAAGCTAATAAGGAGGCTAACTAA
- a CDS encoding site-specific integrase, with translation MWCEAFQDKHGVTKYRFIEKYKDPLTDKWKRTSVVMNKNTKPSQKEAEKRLNDKIEAIINDKTPSTLKTLTFHQACDEWFNNYKIISGSKQSTIATKYYKVEHIKRNIDKDILVKNMTTETFQDFITSASTDNLSHKVIKDAMSIVRNIMKHTQKRYKLADISYLDDVVIPKQAKTRDEIKAKRENYLEMSEIQLIVDKLNALATSKRTGYMKLSFIMTAYIVEFMALNGMRIGECLAIQPENIDFDKAILEIDGTIHWIDEADGSGHGVKDTTKTEASYRTISLTTRSMDILRKAMLENKKAKQWDSNYNDRGFIFTNHYGNPMALSSVNRNIKLAVESIKDKDGKQIINKHVTTHTLRHSHISLLSQLGVSLKAIMERVGHTDHKTTLQIYSHVTEQMDKDMMSKLEAVSY, from the coding sequence ATGTGGTGTGAAGCGTTCCAGGATAAGCATGGCGTTACTAAATACCGCTTCATTGAGAAATACAAAGACCCCCTTACAGACAAGTGGAAGCGTACTAGCGTTGTAATGAATAAGAACACTAAGCCATCACAAAAAGAAGCGGAAAAGCGTTTAAATGACAAGATAGAAGCCATCATAAACGATAAAACACCATCAACGCTTAAAACTCTTACTTTCCACCAGGCATGTGATGAATGGTTTAATAACTATAAAATCATTTCGGGATCTAAACAATCTACTATAGCCACTAAATATTACAAAGTAGAACACATTAAACGTAATATTGATAAAGATATACTAGTTAAAAATATGACTACTGAAACCTTCCAGGACTTCATAACTTCCGCTTCTACCGATAACCTAAGTCATAAAGTGATTAAAGACGCTATGAGTATTGTTAGAAATATCATGAAGCATACACAAAAACGTTATAAACTTGCTGATATATCATATTTAGATGATGTTGTAATACCTAAACAAGCTAAAACTAGAGATGAGATAAAAGCAAAGCGTGAAAACTATTTAGAGATGTCAGAAATACAGTTAATCGTGGATAAATTGAACGCTCTAGCGACTTCTAAGCGTACCGGGTACATGAAGCTGTCATTTATTATGACCGCTTATATCGTTGAGTTTATGGCTCTAAACGGTATGCGTATCGGTGAGTGTTTAGCCATTCAACCGGAAAATATAGACTTTGATAAAGCTATTTTAGAAATAGATGGAACAATACACTGGATAGATGAAGCAGATGGAAGCGGTCATGGTGTGAAAGATACGACTAAGACGGAAGCGTCATATAGAACAATATCACTCACTACAAGAAGCATGGATATATTGCGTAAAGCTATGCTAGAAAATAAGAAGGCTAAACAGTGGGATAGCAATTACAACGATAGAGGGTTTATATTTACCAACCATTATGGTAACCCTATGGCTCTATCATCTGTAAACCGCAATATTAAATTAGCAGTAGAAAGCATAAAGGATAAAGACGGTAAACAGATAATTAATAAGCACGTTACTACTCACACGCTTAGACATAGTCATATATCATTATTGAGTCAATTAGGTGTGTCACTTAAAGCCATTATGGAACGTGTAGGACATACAGATCATAAAACAACATTACAAATATACAGTCATGTTACTGAACAAATGGATAAGGACATGATGAGTAAATTAGAAGCGGTTAGCTATTAA
- a CDS encoding primase alpha helix C-terminal domain-containing protein yields the protein MDNTTFTVNHYDNLNAQSYRGSEALTFDELVNYFNYKTVSSNKYEGGLFLLGEMSDHHRKNDNIINKHCLVIDYDDLPPGTDLPQLVKDKFKASYILFSTHNHTIDNPRLRLVIPLSLPLHNDYYSLAIDEVDKVLGVTCDQSSKTISQAQARQVLKTDTSPRVFEYGKTTLLNTDTLIKAIEHNAPKNDFSFTVKPPKRDVSWWSEICYGVGEGKRNSSLASIIGLLLYRGVPIEAVTGLLWCWNQCNDEVMSNEEFQKTLDSIIKTHINGGGKILTYDKKTETD from the coding sequence GTGGATAATACAACTTTTACAGTAAATCACTATGACAATTTAAACGCACAATCATATAGAGGTAGTGAAGCGTTAACCTTTGATGAGTTAGTGAACTACTTTAACTATAAAACTGTATCAAGTAACAAGTATGAGGGCGGTCTATTCCTTCTAGGTGAGATGTCCGACCATCACCGCAAGAATGACAATATTATTAATAAGCATTGCTTAGTAATAGATTATGATGATCTACCGCCTGGGACTGATTTACCACAACTAGTAAAGGATAAGTTTAAGGCTAGTTATATACTATTTTCAACACATAATCACACGATAGATAACCCTAGATTAAGGTTAGTTATACCTTTGTCGCTACCGCTTCACAATGATTACTATAGTCTAGCGATTGATGAAGTAGATAAGGTGTTAGGCGTAACGTGTGACCAAAGTAGTAAGACGATAAGCCAGGCACAAGCAAGACAGGTACTTAAAACAGATACATCACCTAGAGTATTTGAATACGGTAAGACAACACTACTCAATACCGATACATTAATTAAAGCGATTGAACACAATGCACCAAAGAATGATTTTAGCTTTACGGTTAAACCGCCTAAACGTGATGTGAGTTGGTGGTCTGAAATATGTTATGGCGTTGGTGAAGGGAAACGTAATAGCAGTTTAGCCAGTATTATAGGACTATTGTTATATCGTGGTGTACCGATAGAAGCGGTTACGGGTCTGCTATGGTGTTGGAACCAGTGCAATGATGAAGTGATGAGTAATGAAGAATTTCAAAAGACGTTAGATAGCATTATAAAAACACATATAAATGGAGGAGGAAAGATACTCACTTATGACAAAAAAACAGAAACCGACTGA
- a CDS encoding sigma factor-like helix-turn-helix DNA-binding protein has translation MKQKIEDIKAFIKYYSRLNIEEKSIELEDDIDTFFSTNNIDNHYTINEHIDDIAYMNELLYLAEAVGTDKEFYIFYLMSEGRTLEEVGKVFSLSRERVRQVYDDVIIKIINKQ, from the coding sequence ATGAAACAGAAAATAGAAGATATAAAAGCGTTTATTAAGTATTACAGCCGATTAAACATAGAAGAAAAATCAATAGAATTAGAAGATGATATAGATACGTTCTTTAGTACAAATAATATTGATAATCACTATACAATCAATGAACACATTGATGATATAGCCTATATGAATGAACTATTATATTTAGCGGAAGCGGTTGGAACTGATAAAGAATTTTATATATTCTACTTGATGAGTGAAGGCAGAACACTAGAAGAAGTAGGGAAGGTGTTTAGCTTATCCAGGGAACGTGTAAGACAAGTATATGATGATGTAATAATTAAGATTATAAATAAGCAATAA